In Maniola hyperantus chromosome 20, iAphHyp1.2, whole genome shotgun sequence, the following are encoded in one genomic region:
- the koko gene encoding cyclin-Q, which produces MKDVIDVMALQSNRRERRLADYRSGPGHSLATNFIFECGIKLGLQPATVATAAIFYHKFFKEADKNDYDCYVICTACLCAAGKSRDEPVRLRDAVNVAHNSINRGAGPLELGEEYWSWRGAVAQAELLVLRLLGFNLDAPSPHRYLLHYLRSLQEWFPASQWRSAPIARTAMAFLQDFHHSPSILDYRAPHIAVACLTLALHVLGVSVPLASTLDDDAAWYSVFTKDLHKEKNWEIMEKIMQVYSKEPEPI; this is translated from the exons ATGAAAGACGTAATCGATGTGATGGCTCTTCAAAGTAATAGACGCGAAAGACGGCTAGCTGATTACCGGAGCGGGCCTGGCCATAGTTTAGCAACAAACTTCATATTCGAATGCGGTATCAAACTTGGCTTGCAACCGGCTACCGTTGCTACGGCAGCGATATTTTACCACAAATTCTTTAAGGAAGCTGATAAAAATGATTATGATTGCTACGTGATTTGTACAGCTTGTCTGTGTGCAGCTGGGAAGTCAAGAGATGAGCCTGTGAGGTTACGTGATGCAGTTAACGTAGCTCATAATTCTATTAACCGTGGAGCTGGTCCTTTGGAGCTGGGTGAGGAGTATTGGTCATGGAGAGGTGCAGTGGCTCAAGCGGAACTTCTAGTGCTGCGTCTACTGGGGTTTAACTTAGACGCGCCTTCTCCGCATAGATATTTGCTGCACTATTTACGTTCGCTACAAGAATGGTTTCCTGCGTCGCAGTGGCGATCTGCACCGATAGCTCGAACTGCCATGGCTTTCCTACAAGATTTTCATCATTCGCCGTCTATTCTGGACTACAGAGCGCCACATATTGCAGTTGCTTGCTTAACTCTGGCTTTACATGTACTTGGAGTATCAGTACCACTAGCATCAACTTTAGATGATGATGCAGCATGGTATTCC GTTTTCACAAAAGATTTACATAAAGAGAAGAACTGGGAAATAATGGAGAAAATAATGCAAGTCTACAGCAAAGAACCAGAacctatataa